In Paracoccaceae bacterium Fryx2, a single genomic region encodes these proteins:
- the ugpC gene encoding sn-glycerol-3-phosphate ABC transporter ATP-binding protein UgpC: MAEVRLSGVNKFYGAQQALFDIDLEVANGEFVVFVGPSGCGKSTLLRCIAGLEPISGGGIGIGGRDVSDLAPSERDVAMVFQSYALYPHMTVRENMDFGMKINNFPAEERKARIAEAARVLQLGDYLDRKPAHLSGGQRQRVAIGRAIVKKPAVFLFDEPLSNLDAKLRVQMRVELEALHTELAATMIYVTHDQVEAMTMADKIVVLNRGRIEQVGSPLDLYHHPDSEFVAGFIGAPSMNFLDVTVAGGRLTCDGTALPLDAPASAVRLGIRPEHLVILPEGGGDLAAVVNLRETLGGDAYLYVTTRGGQKLVVRAEGDTPLTNGAAIGLGLPPARVHLFGADGRRLTSGGVAA, encoded by the coding sequence ATGGCCGAAGTCCGGCTCAGCGGCGTGAACAAGTTCTACGGGGCGCAGCAGGCGCTGTTCGACATCGACCTTGAGGTGGCGAACGGCGAATTCGTGGTGTTCGTCGGCCCCTCGGGCTGCGGCAAGTCCACGCTTCTGCGCTGCATCGCCGGGCTTGAGCCGATCAGCGGCGGGGGGATCGGCATCGGCGGGCGCGATGTCAGCGATCTGGCACCATCCGAGCGCGACGTGGCGATGGTGTTCCAGTCCTACGCGCTTTACCCGCACATGACGGTGCGCGAAAACATGGATTTCGGCATGAAGATCAACAATTTCCCCGCAGAGGAGCGCAAGGCCCGGATAGCCGAGGCCGCGCGCGTGCTGCAACTGGGCGATTACCTCGACCGCAAGCCAGCGCATCTTTCCGGCGGGCAGCGCCAGCGCGTGGCGATCGGGCGGGCCATCGTCAAGAAACCCGCCGTGTTCCTGTTCGACGAGCCGCTGTCGAACCTTGACGCCAAGCTGCGGGTGCAGATGCGCGTCGAGCTTGAGGCGCTGCACACCGAACTGGCGGCGACGATGATCTACGTCACCCACGACCAAGTCGAGGCGATGACCATGGCCGACAAGATCGTGGTGCTGAACCGCGGCCGGATCGAGCAGGTCGGCAGCCCGCTTGACCTTTACCACCACCCCGACAGCGAATTTGTCGCGGGCTTCATCGGGGCGCCGAGCATGAATTTCCTCGACGTGACGGTGGCCGGCGGGCGGTTGACATGCGACGGGACCGCCCTGCCCCTTGACGCGCCCGCGTCGGCGGTGCGTCTGGGCATCCGGCCCGAGCATCTGGTGATCCTGCCGGAAGGTGGGGGCGACCTTGCGGCGGTGGTCAACCTGCGCGAAACCCTTGGCGGCGATGCCTACCTTTATGTGACGACCCGCGGCGGGCAGAAACTGGTGGTGCGCGCCGAGGGCGACACGCCCCTGACAAATGGCGCGGCAATCGGCCTTGGCCTGCCGCCCGCCAGGGTGCATCTGTTCGGGGCGGACGGGCGCAGGCTGACCTCTGGCGGGGTCGCGGCATGA
- a CDS encoding DeoR/GlpR family DNA-binding transcription regulator — protein MTRADSRLGKSARQSRIMEELRATPTLRVNDLSARLSVSTETVRRDLADLDEAGKINRTYGGAMRAVRPEPGLAVREGLMPAERARIADAAVQRVDPGDILAIGGGATTLHFARRLASSRDHLTVITHAFSVAAALAANVTHKVLMLPGQFDGREGLIHGPDTVETLHRFHVSKAFLGASGLTAEGPNDAGLGPGLVYGAMMRRTAQTFILADHTKFDNPSLTVYGAWSRAMTLITDQPPSGSLAVALADAGVAVVVAGA, from the coding sequence ATGACCAGAGCCGATTCCCGCCTTGGCAAATCCGCGCGCCAGTCGCGCATCATGGAAGAGCTTCGCGCCACCCCCACCTTGCGGGTGAACGACCTGTCGGCGCGGCTGTCGGTCTCGACCGAAACGGTCCGGCGCGACCTGGCAGACCTTGACGAGGCCGGCAAGATCAACCGCACCTATGGCGGGGCGATGCGGGCGGTTCGGCCCGAACCCGGCCTTGCGGTGCGCGAAGGGCTGATGCCGGCCGAACGCGCCCGCATCGCGGACGCGGCGGTGCAGCGGGTGGACCCGGGCGACATCCTGGCGATCGGCGGCGGCGCCACCACCCTGCATTTCGCCCGGCGGCTGGCCAGTTCGCGCGACCATCTGACCGTGATCACCCATGCATTCTCGGTCGCGGCGGCGCTGGCGGCCAATGTCACCCACAAGGTGCTGATGCTGCCGGGGCAGTTCGACGGGCGCGAGGGGCTGATCCATGGCCCCGACACCGTCGAGACCCTGCACCGGTTCCATGTCAGCAAGGCGTTCCTCGGTGCCAGCGGCCTGACCGCCGAGGGGCCGAACGATGCGGGCCTCGGCCCCGGGCTGGTCTATGGCGCGATGATGCGGCGCACGGCGCAGACCTTCATCCTGGCCGATCACACCAAGTTCGACAATCCGTCGCTGACGGTCTATGGCGCGTGGTCGCGGGCCATGACCCTGATCACCGACCAGCCGCCATCTGGCAGCCTTGCTGTTGCGCTGGCCGATGCCGGGGTGGCGGTGGTCGTGGCCGGTGCCTGA
- a CDS encoding carbohydrate ABC transporter permease → MALGSARTRNLAAEALLLTVICLFCIFPFYWMVTTSLKTQVVALQSPPAWLFTPTLANYWEVLFEDKVGVSLINSIIVAVCTTALAVCLGTPAAYALARFEFRGKTDLWFWFITNRFVSPVVLAFPVFLISRELGLRDTHLALILMYLTFTLPIVIWICTDQFRSIPRELDEAAMLEGASQWRIFRSICLPLAMPGVAVSSILSFIFSWNELLFAYILAPKNAKTAPAMVVTFMEGYSVPYGKIMATSTLIVIPVLVFALIASKHLVRGLTMGAVK, encoded by the coding sequence ATGGCCCTTGGCTCTGCCCGCACCCGCAACCTTGCCGCCGAGGCGCTGCTGCTGACGGTGATCTGCCTGTTCTGCATCTTTCCGTTCTACTGGATGGTGACGACGAGCCTCAAGACGCAGGTGGTGGCGCTGCAATCGCCGCCCGCCTGGCTGTTCACGCCGACATTGGCCAATTACTGGGAAGTGCTGTTCGAGGACAAGGTCGGCGTGTCGCTGATCAACTCGATCATCGTGGCGGTCTGCACCACGGCGCTGGCGGTCTGCCTTGGCACGCCCGCCGCCTATGCGCTGGCCCGGTTCGAGTTTCGCGGCAAGACCGATCTGTGGTTCTGGTTCATCACCAACCGCTTCGTCAGCCCGGTGGTGCTGGCCTTTCCGGTGTTCCTGATCAGCCGCGAGTTGGGCCTGCGCGACACCCACCTTGCGCTGATCCTGATGTATCTGACCTTCACGCTGCCGATCGTGATCTGGATCTGCACCGACCAGTTCCGGTCGATCCCCAGGGAGCTGGACGAGGCGGCGATGCTGGAAGGGGCGTCGCAATGGCGGATCTTCCGCTCGATCTGCCTGCCGCTGGCAATGCCGGGGGTGGCGGTATCTTCCATCCTGTCCTTCATTTTCTCGTGGAACGAGCTTCTGTTCGCCTATATCCTCGCCCCCAAGAACGCCAAGACGGCCCCCGCCATGGTGGTGACCTTCATGGAAGGCTATTCGGTGCCCTACGGCAAGATCATGGCCACCTCGACCCTGATCGTTATCCCGGTTCTGGTCTTTGCCCTGATCGCCTCGAAGCATCTGGTGCGGGGGCTGACCATGGGTGCGGTGAAGTAA
- a CDS encoding sugar ABC transporter substrate-binding protein — protein sequence MTLKMHASTLALAAAAALAAGSPASAWTLEEAAKPYAGTTVDVLFLDRPGYAAAKAMLPEFEAATGIKVNHTTVPYENALGEQVRDFVAGGDIDVALIDLVWLGNFAENGWVVPVDTFTSNPDLADPELDMADFFPLPLKAFGEWNGTLYGLPFDNYSGLLFYNSCMLKDAGFDGPPETWADLKDVYGPALTKDGKYAFALQSKRNETQSADSFARVLWPFGGSFLNAEFRSNLNSPESQTGLQFRQDLMQYMPDGIVAYDHSEAVNGLAQGDVAMITEWSAFYSTLASPDTSTLGDCLAVAPEPKGPAGRKPALGGFSLAVAAQADDAEKAAGWLFIQWVTSKANAGKYLELGGVPARQSAYADPALAETYKFIPALVESWQDGVPEFRPRFAEWPAITEIVQEWGTKMMLGEVSVEEGAKTIGEKMEAVLAEAGYYDGKKPLAQ from the coding sequence ATGACACTCAAGATGCATGCGAGCACGCTTGCGCTCGCCGCTGCGGCTGCGCTGGCGGCAGGCAGTCCGGCCAGCGCCTGGACGCTGGAGGAAGCCGCCAAACCCTATGCCGGAACCACGGTCGACGTGCTGTTCCTCGACCGGCCGGGCTATGCCGCGGCCAAGGCCATGCTGCCCGAATTCGAGGCCGCGACCGGGATCAAGGTCAACCACACCACGGTTCCCTACGAGAATGCGCTGGGCGAACAGGTCCGCGACTTCGTGGCGGGTGGCGACATCGACGTGGCGCTGATCGACCTGGTGTGGCTGGGCAACTTTGCCGAAAACGGCTGGGTCGTGCCGGTGGACACCTTTACCTCCAACCCCGACCTGGCCGACCCCGAACTGGACATGGCCGATTTCTTCCCGCTGCCGCTGAAGGCGTTCGGGGAATGGAACGGCACGCTTTACGGCCTGCCGTTCGACAACTATTCCGGCCTGCTGTTCTACAATTCGTGCATGTTGAAGGACGCGGGCTTTGACGGCCCGCCCGAAACCTGGGCCGATCTGAAGGACGTTTACGGCCCGGCGCTGACCAAGGACGGCAAATACGCCTTCGCGCTGCAATCCAAGCGCAACGAGACGCAGTCGGCCGACAGCTTTGCCCGGGTGCTGTGGCCGTTCGGCGGGTCTTTCCTGAATGCCGAGTTCAGGTCGAACCTCAATTCGCCGGAAAGCCAGACCGGCCTGCAGTTCCGGCAGGACCTGATGCAATACATGCCCGACGGCATCGTGGCCTATGACCATTCCGAGGCGGTGAACGGGCTTGCGCAGGGTGACGTGGCGATGATCACGGAATGGTCGGCGTTTTATTCCACCCTTGCCAGCCCCGACACCTCGACGCTCGGCGATTGTCTGGCCGTGGCGCCGGAACCCAAGGGCCCGGCCGGGCGCAAGCCCGCACTCGGTGGCTTCAGCCTTGCCGTGGCGGCACAGGCCGATGACGCGGAAAAGGCGGCGGGCTGGCTGTTCATCCAGTGGGTGACATCGAAGGCCAACGCCGGGAAGTATCTGGAGCTTGGTGGCGTGCCCGCGCGGCAGTCGGCCTATGCCGACCCCGCACTGGCCGAGACCTACAAGTTCATCCCCGCGCTGGTCGAAAGCTGGCAGGACGGCGTGCCGGAGTTCCGCCCGCGCTTTGCCGAATGGCCCGCGATCACCGAGATCGTGCAGGAATGGGGCACCAAGATGATGCTGGGCGAGGTCAGCGTCGAAGAGGGCGCAAAGACCATCGGCGAGAAGATGGAGGCTGTGCTGGCCGAGGCCGGTTACTACGACGGCAAGAAGCCGCTGGCACAGTGA
- a CDS encoding FGGY family carbohydrate kinase has protein sequence MSLHIGIDLGTSGVKAVLFQDLDRVLAEAALPIAVSIPQVGWSEQPADLWVEAVFACLDRLAADAPAAMASVAGIGLSGQMLAALLLGADLRPLRPAILWNDQRALAECADLLARCPDIGLRTNGTPDPGITAPKLLWLHRHEPQVMADARMLLLTKDYVRLALTGDLATEPTDAGGTQLLDCANGNWDADLCALVGWNPDHLPPLVPSWQAAGTLRPALAQRWGMARGVPVAAGAGDNMGSTLGAGAARPGDAVLTIGTSGVACIVDGAFHPGPQHAILTSAHAAPDTFLSMGVVMSATASLDWAARLGGTDAATLAAEAGAFAASGRLADAPLFLPSLTGIRTPLNRPGALGRMSGLHPGVDRAMLGYATMEGVAFQFADCVAAQRAVGVAPARFIAVGGGTRSALWLRLLATALGQPLHLLPRSDIAGPLGAARLASVAAGASPDSLRAPLPVLGRIEPDAGLAPALGARRARFADLLRAAALAGNGSGAGG, from the coding sequence ATGAGCCTGCACATCGGCATCGACCTTGGCACATCTGGCGTGAAGGCTGTGCTGTTTCAGGATCTGGACCGCGTGCTTGCCGAGGCGGCGCTGCCCATCGCCGTGTCGATCCCGCAGGTGGGGTGGAGCGAGCAGCCCGCCGACCTGTGGGTCGAGGCGGTGTTCGCCTGCCTCGACCGGCTGGCGGCCGACGCCCCGGCTGCCATGGCATCCGTGGCGGGCATCGGGCTGTCTGGGCAGATGCTGGCGGCGCTGCTGCTGGGGGCAGACCTGCGCCCGCTGCGCCCGGCGATCCTGTGGAACGACCAGCGCGCCCTGGCCGAATGCGCCGACCTGCTGGCGCGCTGCCCCGACATCGGGCTGCGCACCAACGGCACGCCCGACCCCGGCATCACCGCGCCGAAACTGCTGTGGCTGCACCGGCACGAGCCGCAGGTGATGGCCGACGCGCGGATGCTGCTCCTGACCAAGGATTATGTCCGCCTCGCGCTGACCGGCGATCTGGCGACCGAACCGACCGACGCCGGCGGCACGCAACTTCTTGATTGCGCAAACGGAAATTGGGATGCCGACCTCTGCGCGCTGGTCGGCTGGAACCCCGACCACCTGCCGCCGCTGGTGCCCTCGTGGCAGGCGGCGGGCACGCTGCGCCCGGCGCTGGCGCAACGCTGGGGCATGGCGCGCGGCGTGCCGGTGGCGGCGGGGGCGGGCGACAACATGGGCTCCACCCTTGGCGCCGGGGCGGCACGGCCGGGCGATGCGGTGCTGACCATCGGCACCTCGGGCGTGGCCTGCATCGTCGATGGCGCGTTCCACCCCGGCCCGCAGCACGCCATCCTGACCAGCGCCCACGCCGCCCCCGACACCTTCCTGTCGATGGGCGTGGTGATGAGCGCCACCGCCTCGCTCGACTGGGCGGCGCGGCTGGGCGGCACCGACGCCGCGACGCTCGCCGCCGAGGCCGGGGCCTTCGCCGCCTCCGGTCGTCTGGCCGATGCGCCGCTGTTCCTGCCCAGCCTGACCGGCATCCGCACGCCGCTGAACCGCCCCGGCGCGCTGGGGCGGATGTCGGGCCTGCATCCGGGTGTCGACCGCGCCATGCTGGGCTATGCCACCATGGAAGGCGTGGCCTTCCAGTTCGCCGACTGCGTCGCGGCGCAGCGCGCGGTCGGGGTCGCGCCCGCGCGGTTCATCGCGGTCGGGGGCGGAACGCGCAGCGCGCTCTGGCTGCGGCTGCTGGCCACGGCGCTGGGGCAGCCGCTGCACCTGCTGCCCCGGTCCGACATCGCGGGGCCGCTGGGGGCGGCACGGCTGGCATCCGTCGCTGCGGGGGCATCCCCCGATTCCCTGCGCGCCCCCCTGCCGGTGCTGGGCCGGATCGAGCCCGACGCGGGGCTTGCCCCTGCCCTTGGCGCCCGCCGCGCCCGCTTTGCCGACCTGCTGCGCGCGGCCGCTCTGGCCGGCAACGGGTCGGGAGCCGGCGGCTGA
- a CDS encoding sugar ABC transporter permease produces the protein MTPKVSRRTLFAFLGPAVFALAIVGIVPLGFALWKSLHFFNLTKMAQSRFVGLDNYAFVLTDPVFWQAMGRTAVLFLVSVPVQIAVGLTIALALHRPGLTLFKTLTRLALVLPMATTYAVVGLLAQVMLNQKYGVINQMFGWIGIDPVNFIGDPTNAFIAVICWDIWQWTPFVALVLLAGLATVPPEIEEAALLETKSHWVLLRHVQLPYLIPSLVAVLILRTADTLKLFDMPFTMTRGGPGAATEFIAILIERVGNRQFDIGMASAQSMIMLAVTIVLARLYIRIFYREV, from the coding sequence ATGACCCCCAAAGTCAGCCGCCGCACGCTGTTCGCCTTTCTGGGGCCGGCGGTTTTCGCGCTCGCCATCGTCGGCATCGTGCCGCTGGGCTTTGCGCTGTGGAAAAGCCTGCATTTCTTCAACCTGACCAAGATGGCGCAAAGCCGCTTCGTCGGGCTGGACAACTACGCCTTCGTGCTGACCGACCCGGTGTTCTGGCAGGCGATGGGGCGCACCGCCGTGCTGTTTCTGGTGTCGGTGCCGGTGCAGATCGCGGTCGGGCTGACCATCGCGCTGGCGCTGCACCGCCCCGGCCTGACGCTGTTCAAGACCCTGACGCGGCTCGCGCTGGTGCTGCCGATGGCGACCACCTATGCCGTGGTCGGCCTGCTGGCGCAGGTGATGCTGAACCAGAAATACGGGGTGATCAACCAGATGTTCGGCTGGATCGGCATCGACCCGGTGAACTTCATTGGCGACCCGACCAATGCCTTCATCGCGGTGATCTGCTGGGACATCTGGCAGTGGACGCCCTTCGTGGCGCTGGTGCTGCTGGCGGGCCTTGCCACCGTGCCGCCCGAGATCGAGGAGGCGGCGCTGCTGGAAACGAAAAGCCACTGGGTGCTCTTGCGCCATGTGCAGCTGCCCTACCTGATTCCCAGCCTTGTCGCCGTGCTGATCCTGCGCACCGCCGACACGCTGAAGCTGTTCGACATGCCCTTCACCATGACGCGCGGCGGGCCGGGGGCCGCGACCGAGTTCATCGCCATCCTGATCGAGCGGGTCGGCAACCGGCAGTTCGACATCGGCATGGCCTCGGCGCAGTCGATGATCATGCTGGCGGTCACCATCGTTCTGGCGCGGCTTTACATCCGCATCTTCTACCGCGAGGTCTGA
- a CDS encoding lytic murein transglycosylase, whose translation MLLRKTLYSALLGWALVAPIAALAAPCGNTGSGYEAWKPVMAREAAAAGVGARGVDALMGTSYATRTIGADRNQKSFKYTLARFMEVRGSSTIIAQGRKRLAKNPEFYRSLERTYGVPPGVVLAIHGMETAFGGFMGDSNVVSAIATLAYDCRRTEFFTGHLIAALKLVDRGTITAASVGAKHGEIGHTQFLPGNVLAYGVDGNGDGRIDLNNQIDALASTANFLAQKGWRPGQGYQQGEPNFEVIRQWNAATVYQQAIAIMGAGIDD comes from the coding sequence ATGTTGCTGAGAAAAACACTGTATTCCGCCCTGCTGGGCTGGGCTTTGGTTGCCCCGATCGCCGCCCTCGCTGCCCCCTGCGGCAACACTGGCAGCGGCTACGAGGCGTGGAAACCCGTGATGGCACGCGAAGCCGCAGCCGCGGGGGTTGGCGCACGCGGCGTCGATGCGCTGATGGGAACAAGCTACGCCACCCGGACCATCGGCGCCGACCGCAACCAGAAAAGTTTCAAGTATACGCTGGCCAGGTTCATGGAAGTGCGCGGCTCCAGCACGATCATCGCGCAGGGCCGCAAGCGTCTGGCCAAGAACCCCGAGTTCTACCGGTCGCTGGAGCGGACCTATGGCGTGCCCCCGGGCGTGGTGCTGGCGATCCACGGCATGGAAACCGCCTTTGGCGGGTTCATGGGCGACAGCAACGTGGTGTCGGCCATCGCAACCCTGGCCTACGACTGCCGCCGGACCGAGTTCTTTACCGGCCACCTGATCGCCGCACTGAAACTGGTGGACCGCGGCACGATCACCGCCGCCTCGGTCGGGGCCAAGCACGGCGAGATCGGCCACACCCAGTTCCTTCCCGGCAACGTGCTGGCCTACGGGGTCGACGGCAATGGCGACGGCCGGATCGACCTGAACAACCAGATCGACGCGCTGGCATCGACCGCGAACTTCCTCGCGCAGAAGGGCTGGCGCCCGGGCCAGGGCTATCAGCAGGGCGAGCCGAACTTCGAGGTGATCCGGCAATGGAATGCCGCGACCGTCTATCAGCAGGCCATCGCCATCATGGGTGCCGGGATCGACGACTGA
- a CDS encoding aminotransferase class III-fold pyridoxal phosphate-dependent enzyme, whose translation MFDYGHFRFENKQALFDTSIRYWNPDKTKFWQNAGIDLVIGRREGYCLYDMDGRRLIDLHLNGGTYNLGHRHPELVETLKGALDYFDIGNHWFPSVARAALSEALIRVTPGMKYVVYGAGGAEAVDIAIKSARYATKRRKIVSIIKGYHGHGGLSVATGDERFSKIFLSDQPDTFIQVPFNDIGAMEQALKAGDIAALIMETIPATYGFPMPKEGYLAACKALCERYGALYIADEVQTGMLRCGQLWGWQTYNIQPDIMVAAKGLSGGLYPISACLVNERAGEWLNEDGAAHISTAGGAELGCIVAHKVLEMLQRPEIIASMEAVTEFFRDGMAEMMQRHSDIFTGVRQRGVVLGLEFNHPQGAVYVSRALYEHGVWAIFSSLDKRVLQWKPGVLLSHAMCQEIMDRFDAAMPRARDLIRAAGQKGA comes from the coding sequence ATGTTCGACTACGGCCACTTCAGGTTCGAGAACAAGCAGGCGCTTTTCGACACGTCGATCCGCTACTGGAACCCCGACAAGACGAAGTTCTGGCAGAACGCCGGGATCGACCTGGTGATCGGCCGCCGCGAGGGCTACTGCCTTTACGACATGGACGGGCGCCGCCTGATCGACCTGCATCTGAACGGCGGCACCTACAACCTCGGCCATCGCCACCCCGAACTGGTGGAAACGCTGAAGGGCGCGCTGGACTATTTCGACATCGGCAACCACTGGTTTCCCTCGGTCGCCCGCGCGGCGCTTTCCGAGGCGCTGATCCGGGTCACGCCGGGGATGAAATATGTCGTCTATGGCGCGGGTGGCGCGGAAGCGGTTGATATTGCGATAAAATCGGCACGCTATGCCACCAAGCGGCGCAAGATCGTGTCGATCATCAAGGGCTATCATGGCCATGGCGGGCTGTCGGTGGCGACCGGTGACGAACGGTTCAGCAAGATCTTCCTGTCGGATCAGCCCGACACCTTCATCCAGGTGCCGTTCAACGACATCGGCGCGATGGAGCAGGCGCTGAAGGCGGGTGACATCGCGGCGCTGATCATGGAAACGATTCCCGCGACCTATGGCTTTCCCATGCCGAAGGAGGGCTATCTGGCCGCCTGCAAGGCGCTGTGCGAAAGATACGGCGCGCTCTACATCGCCGACGAGGTGCAGACCGGCATGTTGCGGTGCGGTCAGTTGTGGGGATGGCAGACTTACAACATCCAGCCCGACATCATGGTGGCCGCCAAGGGGCTTTCGGGCGGGCTTTACCCGATTTCGGCCTGCCTCGTGAACGAACGGGCCGGCGAGTGGCTGAACGAGGATGGCGCGGCCCACATCTCGACGGCGGGCGGGGCGGAACTGGGCTGCATCGTCGCGCACAAGGTGCTGGAGATGCTGCAGCGCCCGGAAATCATCGCCTCTATGGAGGCGGTGACCGAATTCTTCCGCGACGGCATGGCCGAGATGATGCAGCGCCATTCCGACATCTTCACCGGCGTGCGCCAGCGCGGCGTCGTGCTGGGGCTGGAGTTCAACCATCCGCAGGGCGCGGTCTACGTCAGCCGGGCGCTTTACGAACACGGGGTCTGGGCCATCTTTTCCTCGCTCGACAAGCGGGTGTTGCAGTGGAAGCCGGGCGTGCTGCTGAGCCATGCGATGTGCCAGGAAATCATGGACCGCTTCGACGCCGCGATGCCGCGGGCGCGCGACCTGATCCGCGCCGCAGGCCAGAAGGGAGCCTGA
- a CDS encoding sugar-binding transcriptional regulator gives MPRAPKLPQVDAEERFLARVAWAYYVEGLTQEKVAEKLGATRLRVNKSLSEARRTGLVRITFNTAFAACAELEQALVARYGLRQAYVAPSPADPKDVQMIVGAALGNVLSEVLADPAVRLFGMSWGNTLNMATRFVAALERPDLEIISVMGGLTRGSDLNSFEITTRLADLLGAQHSYFTAPLYAGSAASRDIIMQLDVFREVLEKLRTVDAMAMAAGDLSRRSLLMRDGLPSDTTLEELREMGGVGDILGTVIDAQGRPLPHPINERVIGIGLADLGRIGNVILAAGGAHKVPVIRAVLGLGHIDTFVTDEATARAVLAGDAA, from the coding sequence ATGCCCCGAGCCCCGAAACTGCCGCAGGTCGATGCCGAGGAACGCTTTCTGGCGCGGGTGGCCTGGGCCTATTACGTCGAGGGGCTGACGCAGGAAAAGGTGGCCGAAAAGCTGGGCGCGACGCGGCTGCGCGTGAACAAGTCGCTGTCCGAGGCGCGGCGCACCGGCCTGGTGCGGATCACCTTCAACACCGCCTTCGCAGCCTGTGCCGAACTGGAACAGGCGCTGGTGGCGCGCTACGGGCTGCGGCAGGCCTATGTCGCCCCGTCGCCGGCCGACCCGAAAGACGTGCAGATGATCGTCGGCGCGGCGCTGGGCAACGTGCTGTCCGAGGTGCTGGCCGACCCGGCGGTGCGGCTGTTCGGCATGTCCTGGGGCAACACGCTGAACATGGCGACCCGCTTTGTCGCAGCACTCGAACGCCCGGATCTGGAGATCATCTCGGTGATGGGCGGCCTGACCCGCGGGTCCGACCTGAACAGTTTCGAGATCACCACAAGGCTTGCCGACCTCTTGGGCGCGCAGCACAGCTATTTCACCGCGCCGCTTTACGCCGGTTCCGCCGCCTCGCGCGACATCATCATGCAGCTCGACGTGTTCCGCGAGGTGCTGGAAAAGCTGCGCACCGTCGATGCCATGGCGATGGCGGCCGGGGACCTCTCGCGCCGCTCGCTCTTGATGCGCGACGGCCTGCCGTCAGACACCACGCTGGAGGAGTTGCGCGAGATGGGCGGCGTGGGCGACATTCTGGGCACGGTGATCGACGCGCAGGGGCGGCCGCTGCCACACCCGATCAACGAACGGGTGATCGGCATCGGGCTGGCCGATCTGGGCCGGATCGGCAACGTCATCCTCGCGGCGGGGGGGGCGCACAAGGTGCCGGTGATCCGCGCCGTGCTGGGCCTTGGGCATATCGACACATTCGTGACCGACGAGGCCACCGCCCGCGCCGTGCTGGCCGGGGATGCGGCATGA